In one window of Helianthus annuus cultivar XRQ/B chromosome 17, HanXRQr2.0-SUNRISE, whole genome shotgun sequence DNA:
- the LOC110925798 gene encoding uncharacterized protein LOC110925798: MAPKSFILFTLLTYSLSFPTISAVDYYVTNLAADTPGGIRFTNEIGIPYTKQIMGTINNFIWSTVFQQNDPSERNPIDSVNVYIVEFDGAEAIEWGGNNINVSSIYLKGYEGDLKWQFTSLFYHEMTHCFQWDGEGHTPLELVEGVADYTKLIAGYAQEGFAKPGQGDRWDQGYDFTARFLEYCDGIVPGFVAKLNKKMRFDYDVKYFEDLTGKSVNQLWKEYKAKYRN, translated from the coding sequence ATGGCTCCCAAATCCTTTATCTTGTTTACCCTCCTAACCTACTCATTATCCTTCCCTACAATTTCAGCGGTGGATTACTATGTAACAAACCTTGCGGCCGACACCCCAGGCGGCATCCGTTTCACCAACGAAATTGGAATTCCCTACACAAAGCAAATAATGGGTACCATCAACAACTTCATATGGTCCACAGTCTTCCAGCAAAACGACCCCTCAGAACGAAACCCAATAGATTCTGTGAATGTTTACATTGTAGAGTTCGATGGAGCCGAAGCAATCGAATGGGGAGGTAACAACATTAATGTTAGTTCCATATATTTAAAAGGATACGAAGGAGACTTGAAATGGCAATTCACATCCCTATTTTACCATGAAATGACACATTGTTTTCAATGGGATGGTGAGGGTCATACACCCTTGGAGTTGGTCGAAGGGGTCGCAGATTATACAAAATTAATAGCAGGATACGCACAAGAAGGGTTTGCAAAACCAGGACAGGGCGATCGTTGGGATCAAGGGTACGATTTCACTGCCCGTTTTCTTGAATATTGTGATGGGATCGTCCCTGGGTTTGTGGCAAAGCTTAACAAGAAAATGAGGTTTGATTATGATGTCAAGTATTTTGAAGACTTGACAGGAAAATCGGTAAATCAACTATGGAAGGAGTACAAGGCTAAATATAGGAATTGA